A window of Roseateles sp. XES5 genomic DNA:
CTGATCGGCCATGTCGGCGGCATGGATTGCTGCGCGCGCGGCGTGAAGGCGGCGGCCAGGATGATCGAGGACAAGGCGCTCTCCGGTCCGCTCGCCGAGCGTTATGCCGGCTGGCAGACGCCGGACGCGCAGAAGATTCTCTCCGGCGGTTCTTCGCTGGAAGCGCTGGAAGCCTATGTGCGCGGCGGCGACGTCAATCCGCAGCCGCGGTCCGGCCGACAGGAGTTTCTGGAAAACGTGGTGAACCGCTACGTCTGAGGGCCGACTGCCTTGAAGAAACGAAGGGCGCCCGCGGGCGCCCTTTTTTGTGCGATGCGCGGTTTACGTAACGTAATGTATACTTTGGTATTGCGTCGGGTTGTATTGGTCGTTTGCTGTATTGATTGGTTTCTATCATAACAATAAGCATTGCTTACCATATAAATCTGCACGGAAGTTGTCCTTCGTCAATTTCCACGAAAGTATCGCCTGCCGTTTTACAGGCTTTGTTTACTATCCCCTGCAAAAAATCACGATAGACCGAAGGCTGGGGTCCCGATTCGGGACTTGGCGTCAGTCGCCGTTCCAACCCCATCAGGATGTGACCGATGTCCGCGCAGGATGCCAAGACGCAGCAACTGAACGAACGCCTCCAGTTCGTCGATCTCGACAACGGCCAGCGCGATGCCCTGAAGCGGGCGCTGCCGACCATTTCCGCCTCGCTCGACGGCGCTCTCGACATTTTCTACGCCAAGGCGCGCAAGACGCCGGAGACCGCTCGCTTCTTCGCCAGTGAAACGCATATCCAGAGCGCCAAGGGCCGGCAGGTCAAGCACTGGGAGTTGATCGGCTCGGCGACGTTCGACACGCAATATGTCGATGCCGTCACCACTATCGGCCGCACGCATGCCCGCCTCGGCCTCGAGCCACGCTGGTATATCGGTGGCTATGCGCTGATCCTCGAGGCCATCGTCGACAGCGTCATCAAGAAGCATCTCGAAGGCTTCCTCTACCGCAAGAAGGCGGACGCCCTGGGCGAGGAGATCACCGCCATCGTCAAGGCCGCGCTGGTCGACATGGACTATGCCATCTCCGTCTATCTCGACGCCTTGCAGGAGGAACGGCAAAAGGCGGAGACCGAGCGGCAGGCGCTGAATGCCGAGCAGGAGGAGGCGCTGGGCGCGCTCGATACCTCGCTGAACCGCCTTGCGGGCGGGGACCTCACGGCCGCCATCACCAAGCCGCTCGCCCCGCAGTTCGAGCGGCTGCGTTCCAATTTCAACGCCGCCATCGAACGGCTCGACGATACGCTGGGCGCCATCGTCACGGCGGCCGACGATGCCGCCGGCAATTCCGGCGAACTGGTGCATGCCACCGACGACATGGCCAAGCGCACCGAGCAGCAGGCGGCCTCGCTGGAAGAGACCGCGGCGGCCGTCGAGGAGATCACCACCATTTCCCGCGAGGCGGCAAGCCGGGCGGAAGAAGCGCGCCGCGTCGTCGGCAGCGCGACGGAGGAGGCGAAGCGTTCCGGCGATGTCGTCGAACAGGCGGTTTCGGCCATGAGCGAGATCCAGCAGTCCTCCAGCAAGATCTCGGACATCATCGGCGTCATCGACGGCATCGCCTTCCAGACCAATATCCTGGCGCTGAATGCCGCGGTGGAAGCCGCCCGCGCCGGCGAGCAGGGCCGCGGCTTCGCGGTCGTGGCCGGCGAGGTGCGCACCCTGGCCCAGCGCAGCGCCGAGGCCGCCAAGGAGATCAAGAGCCTGATCGACGACTCGGTGGAGCGCGTGCAGAGCGGCGTGTCGCTGGTCAACAGGACGGGCGAGGCGCTGCACCATATCGGCGAGCAGGTCGTGCATATCAATGCTCATATCGACGCTATCGCTAGCTCCGCCCGCGAACAGTCGGCCGGCATTTCCGAAATCAACACCGCCGTCGGCAGCATGGACCAGATGACCCAGCAGAATGCCGCGATGGTGGAGGAAACCAACGCCGCCACCCACAATCTCATGCAGATCAGCACGACGCTGAAGGGGCTGGTCGATCGCTTCACGGTCTCGGCGGTGCGCAGCGAACAACCGGCGAAGCCGGCGCACCGGCGATATGGTTGAGGGCAATCTCCCCGTTGAGCGTTGTCTCCAGGGACTTGCCTCTCACCTGGCCCTCTCCCCGGTAAGCGGGGCGAGGGATTTGCCCGTAGCGTGAGGATTGTGGTTCGGGAAAAGGTGCAGCGCATCTCTCCCGCCATGCTTGCCGGGAACGACGGCTCGCAGGCCTGGCGAGGGCAGGGGCGTCTCCCTTTTGAAGCAGTACATCGGCCGCTAGGGCGATAAACCTATCGCTTCACAAAACGCCGTGCCGGCACCGTCACCGAATTGCGCACGATGAGATCCGGCGTCAGCAGGATCTCCGCGTCCGGCGGCGGGCTGCCGGAGAGCAGGTCGAAGAGCAGCGCCATGGCGCTCTTGCCGATGGCGGTGCGCGGCTGGCGTACGGTGGTCAGCGAGGGCGTCATGAAGGTCGCCTGCGGCACGTCGTCGAAGCCCGTCACGGAGAAATCGTTCGGAATGTCGTAGCCGCGCGCGCCGAGCCCGATCATCACGCCGATGGCCGTCTGGTCGTTGACGCACATGAAGGCGCTCGGCAGCGTGTCGCGCATGAAGAGCTGTTCGAGCGCGAGCCGTCCGCTCTCGATGGTGCCGTCGCCTTCAAGGATGATGCGTTCGCCGGCGGGAACGCCGGCCGCATCGAGCCCCTCGTCATAGCCCTGCCGACGGCGGCTATAGGCAAGGCGTGTGCGCGAATCGCCGATGAAGGCGATCTTGCGGTGACCCTCGGCGATCAAGAGGTCGACGGCCTTGCGCGCGCCCTCGATGTCGTCGACGCCGACATAGGGAATGCCGCCATTGTAGACCGGCTCGAAGACGCCGACGCTCGGCGGCAGGCGCGCGGTCATCGTCTGGTGGCCGAAGGGCAGGGTGCCGGTGAAGAGGATCAGCCCCGCCGCCTGGTTGGAATTGAGGAACTTCAGATATTCCAGCCCGCGCTGCGGGTCGTTCTGCGTGTGGCCGATGAGGATGCCGTGACCGTGGGCGCGCGCCTCGTTTTCCAGGCCGACGAGGATGTTGGAAAAGTTCGGGTCGCCGATATCGGGCGCGACGACGAGAATCATGTTCGACCGGCCGAGGCGCAGGCTCCGTGCCATGGCATTGGTCGTGTAGCCGGTGATGGCGATCGCCTGGTTGACCTTCAGCCGCGTCGAGTTCGCCACCTTTTCCGGTGTGTGGATCGCCCGCGAGACGGTCGCGATCGAGACCTGCGCAATGCGCGCGACATCCTCGATCGTTGCGGGGCTGGACATCGACAAACTGGCTCTCACTCGGCGGTGGTTCTACCGAAAAGACGGCGCAGGAAGCGTCGGCAATCACGGCAACTACGGATTTGCGGGGACACTACACAGACTGGCCCGCGGGTCAAACGGCGCTCGATGAAAATTCCTGATATCCAATGATGTAAACCTTTACATAGGGAGTGTAAAGGTTTACATCATACCCAAGCGGTCGAGGAGCCGCAGGGAGGAAATCATGAATCCGGACGCTGCCGACGGGGCTCCCGTCGTTCTTGCCGCACGCCGTATCAGCAAGTCTTTCAGTGGCGTGCAGGTGCTGTTCAGCGTCAATTTCGAGCTGCGCGCCGGCGAGATTCATGCGCTGATGGGCGAGAACGGCGCCGGCAAATCCACCCTCGTGAAGATCCTCTCCGGTTTCGAGCAGCCGACCTCCGGCGAGATCCTGCTGGACGGCCAGCCGGTCAAACTGCCGCCGAACGGCCAGGCCGAGGCGCTCGGCATCGTCATCATCCATCAGGAATTCAATCTGGCCGAACATCTCACCGTCACGGAGAGCCTGTTCCTCGGCCGTGAGGTCACGCGCTTCGGCGTGCTCGACCGCAAGTACATGCGCGCCGAGACGCGCCGCGTGCTCGACCAGCTCGGCTCCCATGTCGACGAGAATGCGATGATCAGCTCGCTGTCCATCGCAGACAAGCAGATGGTGGAGATCGCGAAAGCCATCAGCCGCGACGCACGCATCATCTTCATGGACGAGCCGACCGCCGTGCTTTCCCGCGAGGAAACCAACTACCTTTTCCGTCAAGTGCGCAAGCTGCGCGAAAAAGGCACCTCCTTCGTCTTCGTCTCGCACAAGCTGGACGAGGTGATGGAGCTCACCGATCGCGTCACGGTGCTGCGCGACGGGCAATGGGTGAAGACCGCGCCGACGAGCATCCTCGACGGCGAATCCATCGCCCAGCTCATGGTCGGCCGAGAACTTTCCAGCCTCTATCCCGCCAAGCAGGAGCCGAGCGTCGACGAGGAGGTGACGCTCGCCGTCGCTGATCTCTCGACGCATTATGTGAAGGATGCGAGCTTCGAGGTGCGCAAGGGCGAAATCCTCGGCTTTTCCGGCCTCATTGGCTCCGGTCGCACCGAACTGATGGAAGCGGTCGCGGGCCTGCGCGCGCGTTCGGCCGGCGAGGTCTCGGTGCGCGGCGAGAGCGTTCCGGGCGGCGACGTGCATGCCGCCAACCGGGTCGGCATCGCCTACATGACCAAGGATCGCAAGCACAAGGGCCTGCTGCTCAATTCGCGCATGACGGCGAACCTCACGCTGCAGTCGCTGGAGAAGCACGGCCAGTACGGCTATCTCAGCCCGAAGAGTGAGGCTGCCGCGCTGGAGCGCGCCCGCCGCCGCTTCGATATCCGCGTGCGCGATGGGCGCGTCGTCGCCGGGCGCATGTCGGGCGGCAACCAGCAGAAACTGCTGCTCGCCAAGGTCATGGAGACCGAGCCCGACGTCATCATCATCGACGAGCCAACACGCGGCATCGATGTCGGCACCAAGCAGCAGATCTACCACTTCATCTCGGCGCTCGCCCGCGACGGCAAGTCGATCATCGTCGTCTCCTCGGAGATGCCGGAGATCATCGGCCTGTGCACGCGCGTCGCCGTCATGCGGGAAGGGCGGATCGTCGGCATTCTCGAAGGCGAGGAAATCTCCGAACAGGAGATCATGCGCTATTCGGCGGGCCTCAAGAAGAAGACCGCGGCCTGAGCGAAAGCCGGCTGCCAACACAACGAATTTACGTCGGGGACGAACAATGACGGAAGACGCAGTCGAAACGAAGCCGCGGGGCCGAAGCTGGCGAGACGTGGACCTGAGGGCGGTCGCGCCCTTCGCCGCACTCCTGCTGCTGCTCATCGTCGGCGCGCTGGTGAACCCGAACTTCATCGGTCTCAACAACCTTGCCAATGTCGCCACGCGCAGCGCCTTCATCGCGATCATCGCCGTCGGCGCCACCTTCGTCATTTCCTCCGGCGACCTCGATCTTTCCGTCGGTTCCATGGTGGCCTTCGTCGCCTCGATCATGATCCTCTTCATGAATTCGGGCGTCATCGCCGATCCGGGCCTCATGCTGGCAGCGGCCGTCGTGCTGACCGTCGTCATCGGCGGGGCCTGCGGCCTTGCCAACGGCCTCATCACCACGGTCGGCAGGATCGAACCCTTCATCGCCACGCTCGGCACGATGGGCATCTATCGCGGCCTCACCACCTGGCTGTCGCAGGGCGGCGCGATCACGCTGCGCGAGCCGGAATTGCAGGCGCTCTACCGTCCGGCCTATTTCGGCTACGTCCTCGGCGTGCCGGTGCCGATCGTCGTCATCCTCGTCGTCACCGCCATCGCGGCCTTCATCCTCTATCGCACGCGCTACGGCCGCCATGTCGTGGCGGTCGGCTCGAACAGCGACGTCGCGCGCTATTCCGGCATTCCGGTCAACCGCGTGCGCACCATCGCCTTCGTCATCCAGGGCCTGTGCGTGGCCATCGCCGTGCTGCTCTACGTGCCGCGCCTCGGCTCCACCTCCGCCACCACGGGCATCCTGTGGGAGTTGCAGGCGATCACCGCCGTCGTTGTCGGCGGCACGGCGCTGAAGGGCGGGGCAGGGCGCGTCTGGGGCACGATCTGCGGCGCCTTCATCCTCGAACTGGTCGGCAACATCATGCTGCTCTCCAACTTCA
This region includes:
- a CDS encoding methyl-accepting chemotaxis protein codes for the protein MSAQDAKTQQLNERLQFVDLDNGQRDALKRALPTISASLDGALDIFYAKARKTPETARFFASETHIQSAKGRQVKHWELIGSATFDTQYVDAVTTIGRTHARLGLEPRWYIGGYALILEAIVDSVIKKHLEGFLYRKKADALGEEITAIVKAALVDMDYAISVYLDALQEERQKAETERQALNAEQEEALGALDTSLNRLAGGDLTAAITKPLAPQFERLRSNFNAAIERLDDTLGAIVTAADDAAGNSGELVHATDDMAKRTEQQAASLEETAAAVEEITTISREAASRAEEARRVVGSATEEAKRSGDVVEQAVSAMSEIQQSSSKISDIIGVIDGIAFQTNILALNAAVEAARAGEQGRGFAVVAGEVRTLAQRSAEAAKEIKSLIDDSVERVQSGVSLVNRTGEALHHIGEQVVHINAHIDAIASSAREQSAGISEINTAVGSMDQMTQQNAAMVEETNAATHNLMQISTTLKGLVDRFTVSAVRSEQPAKPAHRRYG
- a CDS encoding LacI family DNA-binding transcriptional regulator, with protein sequence MSSPATIEDVARIAQVSIATVSRAIHTPEKVANSTRLKVNQAIAITGYTTNAMARSLRLGRSNMILVVAPDIGDPNFSNILVGLENEARAHGHGILIGHTQNDPQRGLEYLKFLNSNQAAGLILFTGTLPFGHQTMTARLPPSVGVFEPVYNGGIPYVGVDDIEGARKAVDLLIAEGHRKIAFIGDSRTRLAYSRRRQGYDEGLDAAGVPAGERIILEGDGTIESGRLALEQLFMRDTLPSAFMCVNDQTAIGVMIGLGARGYDIPNDFSVTGFDDVPQATFMTPSLTTVRQPRTAIGKSAMALLFDLLSGSPPPDAEILLTPDLIVRNSVTVPARRFVKR
- a CDS encoding sugar ABC transporter ATP-binding protein, producing the protein MNPDAADGAPVVLAARRISKSFSGVQVLFSVNFELRAGEIHALMGENGAGKSTLVKILSGFEQPTSGEILLDGQPVKLPPNGQAEALGIVIIHQEFNLAEHLTVTESLFLGREVTRFGVLDRKYMRAETRRVLDQLGSHVDENAMISSLSIADKQMVEIAKAISRDARIIFMDEPTAVLSREETNYLFRQVRKLREKGTSFVFVSHKLDEVMELTDRVTVLRDGQWVKTAPTSILDGESIAQLMVGRELSSLYPAKQEPSVDEEVTLAVADLSTHYVKDASFEVRKGEILGFSGLIGSGRTELMEAVAGLRARSAGEVSVRGESVPGGDVHAANRVGIAYMTKDRKHKGLLLNSRMTANLTLQSLEKHGQYGYLSPKSEAAALERARRRFDIRVRDGRVVAGRMSGGNQQKLLLAKVMETEPDVIIIDEPTRGIDVGTKQQIYHFISALARDGKSIIVVSSEMPEIIGLCTRVAVMREGRIVGILEGEEISEQEIMRYSAGLKKKTAA
- a CDS encoding ABC transporter permease, with the protein product MTEDAVETKPRGRSWRDVDLRAVAPFAALLLLLIVGALVNPNFIGLNNLANVATRSAFIAIIAVGATFVISSGDLDLSVGSMVAFVASIMILFMNSGVIADPGLMLAAAVVLTVVIGGACGLANGLITTVGRIEPFIATLGTMGIYRGLTTWLSQGGAITLREPELQALYRPAYFGYVLGVPVPIVVILVVTAIAAFILYRTRYGRHVVAVGSNSDVARYSGIPVNRVRTIAFVIQGLCVAIAVLLYVPRLGSTSATTGILWELQAITAVVVGGTALKGGAGRVWGTICGAFILELVGNIMLLSNFISEYLIGAIQGAIIIIAMLVQRSLVRKS